One Diospyros lotus cultivar Yz01 chromosome 1, ASM1463336v1, whole genome shotgun sequence genomic window carries:
- the LOC127792922 gene encoding uncharacterized protein LOC127792922 isoform X2 encodes MEGEKSVMKEKSGEVVDGSDIMELVENKEVFGSFVDHKFQELDRDCDGRLSLKELKPAVADIGAALGLPPQGSSPGSDHIYSEVLNEFSHGKQEVSKTEFKEVLSDILVGMAAGLKRDPIVILRIDGEDLLEFIDGPSFEPEMISILSQIELPQGSSLRDYIAKAFEKLTVDHGMPPASDSWVVSNIIEPVLQSYCGDVQQPVSQETFLGEFKKAADNVAHKLKEQPVIVAHTENTFDGSGIRRLLSNKFELDKMDKVINDALKMLDADNGSSVKEDDFKKMLTEALGSIMLQLEGNPISVSTNSVVHEPLAGASTVLQPPAS; translated from the exons ATGGAGGGCGAGAAGAGTGTGATGAAGGAGAAAAGCGGAGAAGTGGTGGACGGTTCGGATATAATGGAGTTAGTTGAGAACAAGGAGGTTTTCGGGAGCTTTGTGGATCATAAGTTCCAGGAGCTGGATCGAGACTGTGATGGTAGGCTCTCTTTGAAGGAGTTGAAACCTGCTGTTGCTGATATTGGCGCTGCTCTTGGCTTGCCTCCCCAGGGTTCTTCTCCTGGTTCTGATCATATCTACTCTGAG gTTCTGAACGAGTTCTCCCACGGCAAACAAGAAGTGAGCAAGACCGAGTTCAAAGAAGTCCTTTCAGATATTTTAGTGGGCATGGCTGCAGGCTTGAAGCGGGACCCTATTGTGATTCTTCGAATTGATGGGGAAGACCTCCTCGAGTTCATCGACGGCCCAAGCTTTGAACCGGAGATGATTTCCATACTTTCCCAGATTGAGTTGCCTCAAGGATCATCCCTCAGAGATTACATCGCCAAGGCTTTTGAGAAACTTACAGTTGATCACGGAATGCCCCCTGCTTCAGATTCCTGG GTTGTGAGCAACATTATAGAACCAGTTCTCCAGTCATATTGTGGCGATGTTCAGCAACCCGTCTCTCAGGAGACATTCCTGGGGGAGTTCAAGAAGGCAGCAGACAATGTCGCGCATAAACTCAAGGAACAGCCTGTGATTGTTGCGCACACCGAGAACACCTTCGACGGAAGCGGCATTAGGAGACTATTGTCTAACAAGTTTGAATTGGACAAG ATGGACAAGGTTATCAACGACGCGCTTAAGATGCTGGACGCCGATAACGGGAGCTCCGTGAAAGAAGACGATTTCAAGAAGATGTTGACGGAAGCACTGGGGAGCATAATGTTGCAGTTAGAGGGCAATCCAATCTCCGTCTCTACCAACTCGGTTGTGCATGAGCCCCTTGCCGGTGCTTCCACCGTTTTGCAGCCACCTGCTTCCTAG
- the LOC127792922 gene encoding uncharacterized protein LOC127792922 isoform X1, whose translation MEGEKSVMKEKSGEVVDGSDIMELVENKEVFGSFVDHKFQELDRDCDGRLSLKELKPAVADIGAALGLPPQGSSPGSDHIYSEVLNEFSHGKQEVSKTEFKEVLSDILVGMAAGLKRDPIVILRIDGEDLLEFIDGPSFEPEMISILSQIELPQGSSLRDYIAKAFEKLTVDHGMPPASDSWVVSNIIEPVLQSYCGDVQQPVSQETFLGEFKKAADNVAHKLKEQPVIVAHTENTFDGSGIRRLLSNKFELDKTLDAALQSVPKNRQMKMSEDYLRPALDAVAPSAGLPPFGAVDQMDKVINDALKMLDADNGSSVKEDDFKKMLTEALGSIMLQLEGNPISVSTNSVVHEPLAGASTVLQPPAS comes from the exons ATGGAGGGCGAGAAGAGTGTGATGAAGGAGAAAAGCGGAGAAGTGGTGGACGGTTCGGATATAATGGAGTTAGTTGAGAACAAGGAGGTTTTCGGGAGCTTTGTGGATCATAAGTTCCAGGAGCTGGATCGAGACTGTGATGGTAGGCTCTCTTTGAAGGAGTTGAAACCTGCTGTTGCTGATATTGGCGCTGCTCTTGGCTTGCCTCCCCAGGGTTCTTCTCCTGGTTCTGATCATATCTACTCTGAG gTTCTGAACGAGTTCTCCCACGGCAAACAAGAAGTGAGCAAGACCGAGTTCAAAGAAGTCCTTTCAGATATTTTAGTGGGCATGGCTGCAGGCTTGAAGCGGGACCCTATTGTGATTCTTCGAATTGATGGGGAAGACCTCCTCGAGTTCATCGACGGCCCAAGCTTTGAACCGGAGATGATTTCCATACTTTCCCAGATTGAGTTGCCTCAAGGATCATCCCTCAGAGATTACATCGCCAAGGCTTTTGAGAAACTTACAGTTGATCACGGAATGCCCCCTGCTTCAGATTCCTGG GTTGTGAGCAACATTATAGAACCAGTTCTCCAGTCATATTGTGGCGATGTTCAGCAACCCGTCTCTCAGGAGACATTCCTGGGGGAGTTCAAGAAGGCAGCAGACAATGTCGCGCATAAACTCAAGGAACAGCCTGTGATTGTTGCGCACACCGAGAACACCTTCGACGGAAGCGGCATTAGGAGACTATTGTCTAACAAGTTTGAATTGGACAAG ACACTGGACGCAGCATTGCAAAGTGTGCCGAAAAATCGCCAGATGAAAATGTCCGAGGACTATCTGCGCCCGGCACTTGATGCGGTGGCCCCTTCTGCAGGTTTACCTCCATTTGGTGCCGTCGATCAG ATGGACAAGGTTATCAACGACGCGCTTAAGATGCTGGACGCCGATAACGGGAGCTCCGTGAAAGAAGACGATTTCAAGAAGATGTTGACGGAAGCACTGGGGAGCATAATGTTGCAGTTAGAGGGCAATCCAATCTCCGTCTCTACCAACTCGGTTGTGCATGAGCCCCTTGCCGGTGCTTCCACCGTTTTGCAGCCACCTGCTTCCTAG
- the LOC127796989 gene encoding pentatricopeptide repeat-containing protein MRL1, chloroplastic isoform X3: MDIGLFAKSQSLSLISFPPPSPSPSSSRIRTLRREFLGCGHNLRPPGLFSLRRCSKLGLHCRSHRFLVRASLDAQSVVLVVSVVTLSVLTVVFLNYSQRKKNSGKEVLGQLSLALSQQVQGILNRLIKNQSLAVLDLERLITAHERKDAPKEVLERIYESEDEIVKPQLKETALMPEGTLIIDTVDIPSYVTSSVTGSLSLGESDVTDPSFPLPMPSEPGLSQLLLTEIPKLQFEGCAQETKLVSELPAVLVQTQLNDANDSVNTAHTGIDEHKGPICELNEVGEIISHSGIFTEPRREGLYAFYEANHSQAESILNLNGPKTLSSQTSQQNYYGFSSLKRKSVTGVNLLAKSSIHTEEDRFVSSESTEGKIPIAYFKKGPSHKSADLAKSKGIAKENESRILPQDGRKYSPQPAHPNGIHVNGHRYTSQPSHPNGMHANDKHYPSRQIPVYNNLLKAGRLIDCLELLEGTERKGLLDMDKVYHVGFFKSCQKQRAVKEAFRFTKLIPNPTLSTFNMLMSVCASSQDSEGAFEVMQLVQEAGLKADCKLYTTLISTCAKSGKVDAMFKVFHEMVNAEVEPNVHTYGALIDGCARAGQVAKAFGAYGIMRSKNVKPDRVIFNALITACGQSGAVDRAFDVLAEMTTETQPIDPDHITVGALMKACANAGQVDRARETYNMIHKYNIKGTPEVYTIAVNSCSQTADWEFACSVYSDMTRKGVIADETFLSAMIDVAGHAGKVDAAFGIIQEARKHGMHLGTISYSSLMGACSNAKNWQKALELYENIKSLKLKPTVSMMNALITALCDGDQLQKALEVLSEMKRVGLCPNTITYSILLVASEKKDDLEVGLLLLSQAKKDGVTPSLAMSRCLIAMSLRRFEKACVLGEPVLSVNLGQPQIDYKW; the protein is encoded by the exons ATGGACATCGGTCTCTTTGCAAAATCTCAAAGCTTATCCCTAATCTCCTTCCCCCCACCTTCGCCGTCGCCTTCATCTTCACGAATTCGAACCCTCCGCCGGGAATTTCTCGGATGTGGTCACAATCTGAGGCCTCCGGGCCTTTTCTCCCTCAGGAGATGCAGCAAATTAGGGCTTCACTGTCGATCTCATCGTTTTCTTGTCAGAGCTTCGCTGGACGCGCAGTCGGTTGTCTTAGTCGTCAGCGTGGTTACTCTTTCTGTTCTCACCGTCGTCTTTTTGAATTACTCACAAAGAAAGAAGAACAGTGGCAAAGAG GTATTAGGTCAGCTATCTCTTGCACTTTCTCAACAAGTCCAAGGTATCCTGAACCGGTTAATTAAGAATCAGAGTTTGGCTGTTCTTGATCTTGAAAGACTGATAACCGCGCATGAAAGGAAAGATGCACCAAAGGAAGTGCTTGAAAGAATATATGAATCTGAAGATGAAATAGTGAAGCCGCAACTTAAGGAAACTGCTTTAATGCCTGAAGGAACTCTCATCATTGACACAGTTGACATTCCTAGTTATGTTACTTCTAGCGTTACTGGGTCTCTGTCCTTGGGGGAATCTGACGTTACTGACCCTTCTTTTCCACTTCCCATGCCCTCTGAACCAGGTTTGTCGCAGCTTCTTCTGACAGAAATCCCTAAATTGCAATTTGAAGGGTGTGCACAGGAAACTAAATTGGTGTCTGAGTTGCCTGCCGTATTGGTTCAAACCCAATTGAATGATGCTAATGATTCTGTGAATACTGCACACACAGGCATTGATGAGCATAAAGGACCAATTTGTGAACTCAATGAAGTGGGTGAAATCATCAGCCACAGTGGTATCTTCACTGAACCTCGTCGTGAAGGGCTTTATGCATTTTATGAGGCAAATCACTCTCAGGCAGAATCTATATTAAACTTGAATGGTCCAAAGACATTATCATCTCAGACGTCTCAACAAAATTATTATGGTTTCTCTTCTCTAAAGAGAAAATCTGTGACAGGAGTGAACTTGTTGGCAAAGAGCTCGATTCATACTGAAG AAGACAGATTTGTCTCTTCAGAGAGTACTGAAGGAAAAATACCTattgcatattttaagaagggCCCTTCCCACAAAAGTGCAGACTTAGCAAAAAGTAAGGGCATCGCCAAAGAGAACGAAAGTAGAATTCTGCCTCAGGATGGACGCAAGTATTCTCCACAGCCTGCTCACCCAAATGGGATCCATGTCAACGGTCACAGATATACCTCACAGCCTTCTCACCCAAATGGAATGCATGCTAATGACAAACATTATCCTTCTAGGCAAATCCCTGTTTACAATAATTTGCTAAAAGCTGGGAG GTTAATTGACTGCTTAGAATTGCTTGAAGGTACGGAAAGAAAAGGATTGTTGGATATGGACAAG GTTTATCATGTGGGTTTTTTCAAATCCTGTCAAAAGCAAAGGGCAGTTAAAGAAGCTTTTCGCTTCACCAAGCTGATACCAAATCCAACCCTGAGTACATTTAATATGCTAATGTCTGTCTGTGCAAGTTCTCAAGATTCAGAGG GAGCTTTTGAGGTTATGCAGCTTGTTCAGGAGGCTGGACTGAAAGCTGATTGTAAACTTTACACTACTCTTATATCAACTTGTGCAAAGAGTGGGAAAGTTGATGCAATGTTCAAA GTTTTCCATGAAATGGTCAATGCTGAAGTAGAACCAAATGTTCATACATATGGGGCACTTATAGATGGTTGTGCCAGAGCTGGGCAAGTTGCTAAAGCATTTGGTGCTTATGGCATCATGAGGTCTAAG AATGTGAAGCCAGACCGAGTTATTTTCAACGCTCTCATCACAGCATGTGGTCAATCAGGAGCAGTTGATCGTGCATTTGATGTGCTAGCAGAAATGACCACTGAGACACAGCCTATAGACCCAGATCATATCACTGTTGGTGCTTTGATGAAGGCATGTGCAAATGCTGGCCAG GTTGATCGGGCTCGAGAAACATACAATATGATTCATAAATATAACATCAAGGGCACTCCAGAGGTTTACACGATTGCTGTTAATAGCTGCAGCCAGACCGCTGATTGGGAATTTGCCTGTAGTGTATACAGTGACATGACAAGAAAGGGTGTCATCGCTGATGAG ACATTTCTCAGTGCAATGATAGATGTTGCGGGGCATGCTGGGAAGGTGGATGCTGCCTTTGGAATCATACAGGAAGCCAGGAAGCATGGAATGCATCTTGGAACCATATCATATAGCTCTTTGATGGGGGCCTGTAGCAAT GCCAAAAACTGGCAGAAGGCACTGGAGCTATATGAGAATATCAAGTCTCTTAAACTGAAACCAACAGTCTCGATGATGAATGCCTTAATTACTGCCTTGT GTGACGGGGATCAATTGCAAAAAGCTCTGGAAGTTTTATCTGAAATGAAGAGGGTTGGCCTGTGCCCAAACACCATCACATACTCCATTCTATTAGTGGCAAGTGAAAA
- the LOC127793674 gene encoding aquaporin TIP3-2-like, with amino-acid sequence IASCRSDQREIEAKTEQNRSTLADRLGWEDFFSLNVWRASTAELLGTAVLVFMVEAIIISIHETDIDAPKLIMAILIAITVAMLVLATIPVSGGHINPIVSFSAGLMGLISLSRTAIYIFAQSAGGVLGALALKAVVDSSTSPGGCTTASRLEKGRALCLEIICSFVFLFASRWIAFDPRQAKVVGRVIVCLGIGASAGLNVFVSSTVTGSSAAGINPARCLGAAMVRGGHLWDGHWVFWAGPAIASMVFCLYTRIIPDDHFRPKVKEHGRKS; translated from the exons ATCGCTTCTTGCAGGTCAGATCAACGGGAAATAGAGGCAAAAACCGAGCAAAATCGCTCTACTTTGGCTGACAGGTTGGGCTGGGAGGACTTCTTTTCTCTCAAT GTTTGGCGTGCTTCTACGGCCGAGCTCCTAGGCACAGCAGTCCTAGTCTTTATGGTGGAAGCCATTATCATCTCTATACATGAGACAGATATTGACGCGCCAAAGCTGATAATGGCAATCCTCATAGCCATCACAGTTGCAATGTTAGTGCTGGCCACTATTCCCGTATCCGGAGGCCATATCAACCCCATTGTCAGCTTCTCTGCTGGCCTGATGGGCCTCATTTCCCTTTCACGGACCGCCATCTATATTTTTGCTCAGTCCGCCGGCGGCGTACTGGGCGCGCTGGCTCTCAAAGCCGTCGTCGATAGCTCCACCTCGCCCGGAGGTTGCACCACCGCCTCAAGGCTCGAGAAGGGCCGGGCATTGTGCCTCGAGATTATATGTTCTTTCGTCTTTCTCTTCGCTTCGAGGTGGATCGCATTCGATCCGCGCCAAGCGAAGGTCGTTGGCCGAGTTATCGTCTGCTTAGGCATCGGAGCCTCAGCGGGGCTGAACGTGTTTGTGTCATCGACGGTGACAGGTTCGTCGGCGGCGGGGATAAATCCGGCGAGGTGTTTGGGGGCGGCGATGGTGAGAGGTGGACATCTGTGGGATGGGCATTGGGTATTTTGGGCGGGGCCGGCCATTGCATCCATGGTGTTCTGTTTGTATACTAGGATCATTCCTGACGACCATTTCCGGCCCAAGGTGAAGGAGCATGGTCGCAAGTCATGA
- the LOC127793658 gene encoding probable aquaporin PIP2-6 produces the protein MWRAALTELVATAALMFTLTSSIISCLDSNEPSPKLLVPLAVFIIVFLFLMVTVPLSGGHMSPVFTFIAALKGTITLARASVYVSAQCLGSIIGFLIIKSVMSNEAAHKYSLGGCVIGSDGPSSSITSATALILEFSCTFLVLLVGVTVAFDRRRCKELGLPMVCAVVAGAMAVAVFVSITVTGKADYAGVGLNPARCLGPALLLGSRLWYGHWVFWVGPLLACSVYYVFSLNLPREIFVG, from the coding sequence ATGTGGAGAGCAGCGCTTACGGAGCTCGTAGCAACGGCGGCCCTTATGTTCACTCTAACCAGCTCCATCATCTCCTGCCTGGACTCCAACGAACCCTCCCCGAAGCTGCTCGTTCCTTTGGCCGTCTTCATCATCGTCTTCCTCTTCCTGATGGTCACTGTCCCTTTGTCCGGCGGCCACATGAGCCCCGTCTTCACCTTCATCGCGGCCCTCAAGGGCACCATAACTTTGGCTCGCGCTTCCGTCTACGTTTCAGCGCAATGCCTCGGATCAATCATCGGcttcctcatcatcaagagCGTCATGAGCAACGAAGCGGCGCATAAATATTCCTTAGGCGGTTGCGTCATCGGCAGCGACGGGCCGTCGTCGAGCATAACGTCGGCGACGGCATTGATACTGGAGTTTTCTTGCACGTTCCTGGTGCTGCTTGTGGGTGTGACGGTGGCGTTCGACAGAAGAAGGTGCAAGGAATTAGGGCTGCCGATGGTTTGTGCGGTGGTGGCGGGGGCCATGGCGGTGGCGGTATTTGTGTCGATCACCGTGACCGGAAAAGCGGACTATGCGGGCGTGGGGCTCAATCCGGCGAGATGTTTGGGCCCGGCCTTGTTGCTGGGGAGCAGGCTCTGGTACGGGCATTGGGTGTTTTGGGTTGGGCCGCTTCTGGCTTGCTCTGTTTACTACGTCTTCTCTTTGAACTTGCCGAGGgaaatatttgtgggttaa
- the LOC127796989 gene encoding pentatricopeptide repeat-containing protein MRL1, chloroplastic isoform X4, with product MDIGLFAKSQSLSLISFPPPSPSPSSSRIRTLRREFLGCGHNLRPPGLFSLRRCSKLGLHCRSHRFLVRASLDAQSVVLVVSVVTLSVLTVVFLNYSQRKKNSGKEVLGQLSLALSQQVQGILNRLIKNQSLAVLDLERLITAHERKDAPKEVLERIYESEDEIVKPQLKETALMPEGTLIIDTVDIPSYVTSSVTGSLSLGESDVTDPSFPLPMPSEPGLSQLLLTEIPKLQFEGCAQETKLVSELPAVLVQTQLNDANDSVNTAHTGIDEHKGPICELNEVGEIISHSGIFTEPRREGLYAFYEANHSQAESILNLNGPKTLSSQTSQQNYYGFSSLKRKSVTGVNLLAKSSIHTEEDRFVSSESTEGKIPIAYFKKGPSHKSADLAKSKGIAKENESRILPQDGRKYSPQPAHPNGIHVNGHRYTSQPSHPNGMHANDKHYPSRQIPVYNNLLKAGRLIDCLELLEGTERKGLLDMDKVYHVGFFKSCQKQRAVKEAFRFTKLIPNPTLSTFNMLMSVCASSQDSEGAFEVMQLVQEAGLKADCKLYTTLISTCAKSGKVDAMFKVFHEMVNAEVEPNVHTYGALIDGCARAGQVAKAFGAYGIMRSKNVKPDRVIFNALITACGQSGAVDRAFDVLAEMTTETQPIDPDHITVGALMKACANAGQVDRARETYNMIHKYNIKGTPEVYTIAVNSCSQTADWEFACSVYSDMTRKGVIADETFLSAMIDVAGHAGKVDAAFGIIQEARKHGMHLGTISYSSLMGACSNAKNWQKALELYENIKSLKLKPTVSMMNALITALCDGDQLQKALEVLSEMKRVGLCPNTITYSILLVASEKKDDLEVGLLLLSQAKKDGVTPSLAMSRCLIAMSLRRFEKACVLGEPVLSVNLGQPQIDYK from the exons ATGGACATCGGTCTCTTTGCAAAATCTCAAAGCTTATCCCTAATCTCCTTCCCCCCACCTTCGCCGTCGCCTTCATCTTCACGAATTCGAACCCTCCGCCGGGAATTTCTCGGATGTGGTCACAATCTGAGGCCTCCGGGCCTTTTCTCCCTCAGGAGATGCAGCAAATTAGGGCTTCACTGTCGATCTCATCGTTTTCTTGTCAGAGCTTCGCTGGACGCGCAGTCGGTTGTCTTAGTCGTCAGCGTGGTTACTCTTTCTGTTCTCACCGTCGTCTTTTTGAATTACTCACAAAGAAAGAAGAACAGTGGCAAAGAG GTATTAGGTCAGCTATCTCTTGCACTTTCTCAACAAGTCCAAGGTATCCTGAACCGGTTAATTAAGAATCAGAGTTTGGCTGTTCTTGATCTTGAAAGACTGATAACCGCGCATGAAAGGAAAGATGCACCAAAGGAAGTGCTTGAAAGAATATATGAATCTGAAGATGAAATAGTGAAGCCGCAACTTAAGGAAACTGCTTTAATGCCTGAAGGAACTCTCATCATTGACACAGTTGACATTCCTAGTTATGTTACTTCTAGCGTTACTGGGTCTCTGTCCTTGGGGGAATCTGACGTTACTGACCCTTCTTTTCCACTTCCCATGCCCTCTGAACCAGGTTTGTCGCAGCTTCTTCTGACAGAAATCCCTAAATTGCAATTTGAAGGGTGTGCACAGGAAACTAAATTGGTGTCTGAGTTGCCTGCCGTATTGGTTCAAACCCAATTGAATGATGCTAATGATTCTGTGAATACTGCACACACAGGCATTGATGAGCATAAAGGACCAATTTGTGAACTCAATGAAGTGGGTGAAATCATCAGCCACAGTGGTATCTTCACTGAACCTCGTCGTGAAGGGCTTTATGCATTTTATGAGGCAAATCACTCTCAGGCAGAATCTATATTAAACTTGAATGGTCCAAAGACATTATCATCTCAGACGTCTCAACAAAATTATTATGGTTTCTCTTCTCTAAAGAGAAAATCTGTGACAGGAGTGAACTTGTTGGCAAAGAGCTCGATTCATACTGAAG AAGACAGATTTGTCTCTTCAGAGAGTACTGAAGGAAAAATACCTattgcatattttaagaagggCCCTTCCCACAAAAGTGCAGACTTAGCAAAAAGTAAGGGCATCGCCAAAGAGAACGAAAGTAGAATTCTGCCTCAGGATGGACGCAAGTATTCTCCACAGCCTGCTCACCCAAATGGGATCCATGTCAACGGTCACAGATATACCTCACAGCCTTCTCACCCAAATGGAATGCATGCTAATGACAAACATTATCCTTCTAGGCAAATCCCTGTTTACAATAATTTGCTAAAAGCTGGGAG GTTAATTGACTGCTTAGAATTGCTTGAAGGTACGGAAAGAAAAGGATTGTTGGATATGGACAAG GTTTATCATGTGGGTTTTTTCAAATCCTGTCAAAAGCAAAGGGCAGTTAAAGAAGCTTTTCGCTTCACCAAGCTGATACCAAATCCAACCCTGAGTACATTTAATATGCTAATGTCTGTCTGTGCAAGTTCTCAAGATTCAGAGG GAGCTTTTGAGGTTATGCAGCTTGTTCAGGAGGCTGGACTGAAAGCTGATTGTAAACTTTACACTACTCTTATATCAACTTGTGCAAAGAGTGGGAAAGTTGATGCAATGTTCAAA GTTTTCCATGAAATGGTCAATGCTGAAGTAGAACCAAATGTTCATACATATGGGGCACTTATAGATGGTTGTGCCAGAGCTGGGCAAGTTGCTAAAGCATTTGGTGCTTATGGCATCATGAGGTCTAAG AATGTGAAGCCAGACCGAGTTATTTTCAACGCTCTCATCACAGCATGTGGTCAATCAGGAGCAGTTGATCGTGCATTTGATGTGCTAGCAGAAATGACCACTGAGACACAGCCTATAGACCCAGATCATATCACTGTTGGTGCTTTGATGAAGGCATGTGCAAATGCTGGCCAG GTTGATCGGGCTCGAGAAACATACAATATGATTCATAAATATAACATCAAGGGCACTCCAGAGGTTTACACGATTGCTGTTAATAGCTGCAGCCAGACCGCTGATTGGGAATTTGCCTGTAGTGTATACAGTGACATGACAAGAAAGGGTGTCATCGCTGATGAG ACATTTCTCAGTGCAATGATAGATGTTGCGGGGCATGCTGGGAAGGTGGATGCTGCCTTTGGAATCATACAGGAAGCCAGGAAGCATGGAATGCATCTTGGAACCATATCATATAGCTCTTTGATGGGGGCCTGTAGCAAT GCCAAAAACTGGCAGAAGGCACTGGAGCTATATGAGAATATCAAGTCTCTTAAACTGAAACCAACAGTCTCGATGATGAATGCCTTAATTACTGCCTTGT GTGACGGGGATCAATTGCAAAAAGCTCTGGAAGTTTTATCTGAAATGAAGAGGGTTGGCCTGTGCCCAAACACCATCACATACTCCATTCTATTAGTGGCAAGTGAAAA